Proteins from one Deinococcus apachensis DSM 19763 genomic window:
- a CDS encoding VanW family protein has protein sequence MASPLFRLFPLLPALLLGWQVNAAAPGTVPRSTPVPRVTPAPEQAPLRLQLRLSAPEPVLVGGRVERPLTERRFTVQIPAQEVARLRTSGDLSPLRVALARVYAQVEARGARDVRFFREGGRWIARAQTGWKVDRERTEARLREALGRGESGSALVLRLQAPARSVRWAQEQGLTHLASGSSTFTGSPGFRVQNIRVGAGKLHGTWVAPGAEFNFNARVGRINAAGGFVRGYVITGRTLSLEDGGGLCQVSTTIFRAAHAAGLPITERHAHSYQVAYYGAPGLDAAVYAPNKNLRWRNDTAGPLLVQASWDLKRQELRVDLFGRPDSRKVWVAAPRQADVRPPPPPAFVADAGQRPGEARRLDMPAPGSRVTVTRQVRYADGRVVRDETRSVYRPWGGLFAVSPQDGRVR, from the coding sequence ATGGCCTCGCCCCTCTTCCGCCTGTTCCCGCTCCTGCCCGCGCTGCTGCTGGGCTGGCAGGTCAATGCGGCGGCGCCCGGAACCGTCCCCCGTTCCACGCCGGTCCCCCGGGTCACGCCCGCGCCGGAACAGGCGCCCCTCCGCCTCCAGCTTCGCCTGAGCGCCCCGGAGCCCGTGCTGGTGGGCGGACGGGTGGAACGGCCCCTCACCGAACGCCGCTTCACGGTGCAGATTCCGGCTCAGGAGGTGGCGCGGCTGAGAACGTCAGGAGACCTCTCCCCCCTGCGGGTTGCCCTGGCACGGGTCTACGCGCAGGTGGAGGCCCGGGGGGCGAGGGACGTGCGGTTCTTCCGCGAGGGGGGCCGTTGGATCGCCCGCGCCCAGACAGGCTGGAAGGTCGACCGCGAGCGGACGGAGGCGCGGCTGCGGGAGGCGCTGGGGCGGGGGGAATCCGGCAGCGCCCTCGTCCTGCGTCTCCAGGCCCCGGCCCGCAGCGTCCGCTGGGCGCAGGAGCAGGGCCTGACGCACCTCGCCTCGGGGTCCTCCACCTTCACGGGGAGCCCCGGCTTCCGGGTGCAGAACATCCGGGTGGGCGCGGGCAAACTGCACGGGACCTGGGTCGCGCCCGGGGCGGAGTTCAACTTCAACGCGCGGGTGGGGCGCATCAACGCGGCGGGCGGCTTCGTGCGGGGGTACGTGATCACCGGCCGGACCCTCAGCCTGGAGGACGGCGGCGGGCTCTGTCAGGTCAGCACCACCATATTTCGCGCGGCGCACGCGGCGGGGCTGCCGATCACCGAACGGCACGCGCACTCCTATCAGGTGGCGTACTACGGCGCCCCCGGTCTGGACGCGGCCGTATACGCGCCGAACAAGAACCTGCGCTGGCGCAACGACACGGCGGGGCCGCTGCTCGTGCAGGCGAGCTGGGACCTGAAGCGTCAGGAACTCCGCGTCGACCTGTTCGGGCGTCCCGATAGCCGGAAGGTGTGGGTGGCGGCCCCGCGCCAGGCGGACGTGCGCCCTCCCCCACCCCCGGCGTTCGTGGCCGACGCGGGCCAGCGTCCCGGGGAGGCGCGGCGGCTCGACATGCCCGCCCCCGGCTCGCGGGTCACCGTCACGCGGCAGGTGCGGTATGCGGACGGGCGGGTGGTCCGCGACGAGACGCGCAGCGTGTACCGGCCCTGGGGCGGGCTTTTCGCGGTCAGTCCCCAGGATGGGCGGGTGCGGTGA
- the pfkA gene encoding 6-phosphofructokinase, whose product MTDIDPVTVHPNPAGIKRLAVLTSGGDAPGMNAAIRAVVRTATHQGIEVVAVRRGFSGLHRGNMAIIGARDVANTIQRGGTILLTARSHTWRTPEGRAKGAEYLREWGVDGLIVIGGDGSFHGGYYLQQEHGIPVIGVPGTIDNDLYGTDHTIGYFTAVETALDAVDKLRDTGASHERIFVIEVMGRHAGHIALEVAVAGGAEEVFIPEDPKPVDGVVATVQESLAKGKASSIIIVAEGFPGGAQGVADAIEAGTGLETRVSILGHIQRGGTPVSSDRVLASRLGEAAVYALMDGVQGVMVGRMNGEIGYTPLEETWEKRKDVSRDLYRCAKTLSV is encoded by the coding sequence GTGACCGATATCGACCCCGTAACTGTCCACCCCAACCCCGCCGGGATCAAGCGCCTGGCCGTCCTCACCAGCGGGGGCGACGCGCCCGGCATGAACGCGGCAATCCGTGCGGTCGTCCGCACCGCCACCCATCAGGGCATCGAGGTCGTGGCGGTGCGCCGGGGCTTTTCCGGTCTGCACCGCGGCAACATGGCGATCATCGGTGCCCGCGACGTGGCGAACACAATTCAGCGCGGCGGCACCATCCTCCTGACCGCCCGCTCACACACCTGGCGCACGCCCGAGGGCCGCGCGAAGGGGGCCGAGTACCTGCGCGAGTGGGGCGTGGACGGACTGATCGTGATCGGCGGCGACGGTTCCTTCCACGGCGGGTACTACCTCCAGCAGGAGCACGGCATCCCGGTGATCGGTGTTCCCGGCACCATCGACAACGACCTGTACGGCACCGACCACACCATCGGCTACTTCACGGCCGTCGAGACCGCGCTGGACGCCGTGGACAAGCTGCGTGACACGGGCGCCTCGCACGAGCGCATCTTCGTGATCGAGGTGATGGGCCGCCACGCCGGGCATATCGCCTTGGAGGTCGCGGTCGCGGGCGGTGCCGAGGAGGTCTTCATCCCCGAGGACCCCAAGCCGGTGGACGGCGTGGTCGCCACCGTGCAGGAGAGCCTGGCGAAGGGCAAGGCGAGTTCCATCATCATCGTCGCCGAGGGCTTTCCGGGGGGCGCCCAGGGCGTGGCCGACGCCATCGAGGCCGGGACGGGGCTGGAGACGCGGGTCAGCATCCTGGGCCACATCCAGCGCGGCGGCACGCCCGTCAGTAGTGACCGGGTCCTCGCCAGCCGCCTGGGTGAGGCCGCCGTCTACGCCCTGATGGACGGCGTCCAGGGCGTGATGGTGGGCCGGATGAACGGCGAGATCGGCTACACCCCCCTGGAAGAAACCTGGGAGAAGCGCAAGGACGTGAGCCGCGACCTGTACCGCTGCGCGAAGACGCTGAGCGTGTAG
- the rsmI gene encoding 16S rRNA (cytidine(1402)-2'-O)-methyltransferase — protein MTPEPPSPRVWLVPTPVGNLGDITLRAVEVLRAVDAVACEDTRRTGALLAHLGIGKPLVRLDAHTMHRAAQVLETYPRLAYVSDAGTPGISDPGAELVRAAVEADIPVEVLPGPTAFVPALVLSGLPNARFTFEGFLPRSGRERRERLEAVAARPETTVLYESPHRLAATLADLAQACGERRAASVTRELSKRFEETARGTLAELSTRFAEGTRGEIVVVVAGRPAGEAVPGEEAPDHAALARTWAGEGRGAREIRELLMGQGLRKNDAYALALAVTQET, from the coding sequence ATGACCCCCGAGCCTCCCTCCCCCCGCGTCTGGCTCGTGCCGACCCCCGTGGGCAACCTCGGTGACATCACCCTGCGGGCCGTGGAGGTGCTGCGCGCGGTGGACGCCGTGGCCTGCGAGGACACGCGGCGCACAGGCGCCTTACTCGCACACCTGGGGATCGGCAAGCCCCTGGTGCGGCTGGACGCCCATACCATGCACCGCGCCGCGCAGGTGCTGGAGACCTACCCCCGCCTCGCCTACGTCAGCGACGCGGGCACGCCGGGCATCAGCGACCCCGGGGCGGAACTCGTGCGGGCGGCAGTCGAGGCGGACATCCCGGTCGAGGTGCTGCCGGGGCCGACTGCCTTCGTCCCGGCGCTCGTGCTGTCGGGCTTGCCGAACGCGCGCTTCACCTTCGAGGGGTTCCTGCCCCGCTCGGGCCGGGAGCGCCGGGAGCGCCTGGAGGCCGTCGCCGCCCGCCCCGAGACGACTGTGCTGTACGAGAGCCCCCACCGCCTCGCCGCCACCCTGGCCGACCTGGCCCAGGCGTGCGGCGAGAGGCGCGCAGCCAGCGTCACCCGCGAACTCTCCAAGCGCTTCGAGGAGACGGCGCGCGGAACTCTGGCGGAGTTGAGCACCCGCTTCGCGGAGGGAACGCGCGGCGAGATCGTGGTCGTCGTGGCGGGCCGACCGGCGGGGGAGGCCGTGCCCGGCGAGGAGGCCCCCGACCACGCCGCCCTCGCCCGGACCTGGGCGGGGGAGGGCAGGGGCGCCCGCGAGATCCGGGAATTGCTGATGGGCCAGGGTTTGCGTAAGAATGACGCTTATGCGCTGGCCCTCGCGGTCACGCAGGAGACCTGA
- a CDS encoding 23S rRNA (pseudouridine(1915)-N(3))-methyltransferase RlmH, translating into MRLHLITVGEPRLAYARAGWDEYEKRLRRYHKVQVTRVAGKTQVQESEAIHRAAGRAPLILLDPRGTQFTSEGLGAFLDAQAVGGTGELAFAIGGPEGHTDTLRAGASRLWSLGQLTLPHDLAMIVLLEALYRAATISAGEPYHRG; encoded by the coding sequence ATGCGGCTGCACCTGATCACCGTCGGCGAACCCCGGCTAGCCTACGCCCGCGCGGGCTGGGACGAGTACGAGAAGCGGCTGCGGCGGTATCACAAGGTGCAGGTGACGCGGGTGGCCGGAAAAACCCAGGTCCAGGAGTCCGAGGCCATCCACCGGGCGGCGGGCCGCGCCCCCCTGATCCTGCTCGACCCGCGCGGCACCCAGTTCACGAGCGAGGGCCTGGGCGCCTTCCTCGACGCTCAGGCGGTTGGCGGCACGGGAGAACTCGCCTTCGCCATCGGGGGCCCGGAAGGACATACGGACACCTTGCGGGCCGGGGCCTCCCGGCTGTGGAGCCTGGGCCAACTCACCCTGCCGCACGACCTCGCCATGATCGTGCTGCTCGAAGCCCTGTACCGGGCAGCGACGATCAGCGCGGGGGAGCCGTATCACCGGGGGTGA
- a CDS encoding insulinase family protein: MTTQTRTALPAVHDRLGRYTVERVEDLPEMQGTLILLRHDLGARHAHVSREDDNLAFGVTFPTVPRDSTGVAHILEHVVLMGSQKYPVPDPFFAMIPRSLNTFMNAMTASDWTTYPFSTRNEKDFYNLLGVYLDATFFPLLRYESFLQDGHRFEFETPDDLSTPLKLQGVVYNEMKGAMASPGAVMWRAFGKALYPDLTYANNSGGSPEDIPNLTYEGLRAFHAAHYHPSNAFFYTYGKLDLPRVLDEIETQVMSKFSPQTLDVSIPDQPDFTEPRRIDVTYPGTDVERGGQVSVAWKLGHTTDPDANLRWSVLSDVLLGNPAAPLTRPLIESGIGSALADLSGYRDNFREGAFAAGLKGLSAGKAAEVQALVLDTLAAIVRDGIDPELIESSLHQFEISQREVSNSGYPYGLQVMFRLLGPWLYGGDPVTGLRLEAELESLRTDLAHGHVFEPMIQRGLLDNPHRVTLVLAPDPDLAARTEQAERELVERLSGGFTDEDRARIVRESLQLQSLQEQESDVNVLPTLTLEDVPPTVLRVPYSTEEAGRALIGRVPQPTGGLTYLDVQVRLPEVQGDLLDTLPLYAYVVTRSGAAGQDYLALARRIEAVTGGVSASVGVGGRPDDLDALRLTATFSGKALARNGEKLVGVLRDLIAAPEFTRERLEQLLKQRLAGLKASVVNAGNAYAERLAAAQVSPAGFIEEHFSGLTALENLKAIVEGEGLDALLERLNRVRDLILEGQPRLCLTATGADLDLDLSPITGEFTGEAPVGTPEPHTLSGGPQARVTDSPVAFNAAAFRTVPYTHPDSPALLVLSRLLRSEYLLKEIREKGGAYGGGAAFDARGGVFSFSSYRDPHITRTYEVFRGARQFLDTELGVREVTEAILSASKTLDPLTSPDTAGRLRFYGDQAGFTPEVQEAYKARLLGVTLHDLKRVTDTWLTPYRAGYALVAGRDPNAETEALGLHFEVETV, from the coding sequence ATGACCACACAGACCCGGACGGCCCTGCCCGCCGTCCACGACCGGCTGGGGCGTTACACCGTCGAGCGCGTGGAAGACCTGCCCGAGATGCAGGGCACGCTGATCCTCCTGCGCCACGATCTCGGCGCCCGGCACGCGCACGTCTCACGCGAGGACGACAACCTCGCCTTTGGGGTGACCTTTCCCACCGTGCCCCGGGATTCGACCGGCGTGGCGCACATCCTCGAACACGTCGTCCTGATGGGCAGCCAGAAGTACCCGGTGCCCGACCCCTTCTTCGCCATGATCCCGCGCTCGCTGAATACCTTCATGAACGCGATGACCGCGAGCGACTGGACGACCTACCCCTTTTCCACGCGCAACGAGAAGGACTTCTACAACCTGCTCGGCGTGTACCTCGACGCCACCTTCTTCCCGTTGCTGCGCTACGAGAGCTTCCTGCAAGACGGCCACCGCTTCGAGTTCGAGACGCCCGACGACCTCAGCACGCCCCTGAAGCTCCAGGGCGTCGTCTACAACGAGATGAAGGGCGCGATGGCCTCACCCGGCGCGGTGATGTGGCGCGCATTCGGCAAGGCGCTGTACCCCGACCTGACCTACGCGAACAACTCCGGCGGCTCGCCCGAGGACATCCCCAACCTGACGTACGAGGGGCTGCGGGCCTTCCACGCCGCGCACTACCACCCCAGCAACGCTTTTTTCTACACCTACGGCAAGCTCGACCTGCCCCGCGTGCTGGACGAGATTGAGACGCAGGTGATGAGCAAGTTCTCCCCCCAGACGCTCGACGTGAGCATCCCTGACCAGCCCGACTTCACGGAGCCGCGCCGGATCGACGTGACGTACCCCGGCACGGATGTGGAGCGTGGCGGTCAGGTCAGCGTGGCCTGGAAGCTGGGTCACACCACCGACCCCGACGCCAACCTGCGCTGGAGTGTGTTGAGCGATGTGCTGCTGGGCAACCCCGCCGCGCCGCTTACCCGGCCGCTGATCGAGTCGGGGATCGGGAGTGCGCTGGCCGACCTGTCCGGCTACCGCGACAACTTCCGGGAGGGGGCCTTTGCGGCGGGCCTCAAGGGCCTGAGTGCGGGCAAGGCCGCCGAGGTGCAGGCCCTGGTCCTCGACACGCTGGCCGCCATCGTGCGGGACGGCATCGACCCTGAACTCATCGAGAGCAGCCTGCACCAGTTCGAGATCAGCCAGCGCGAGGTGTCCAACAGTGGGTATCCCTACGGCCTGCAAGTGATGTTCCGCCTGCTGGGACCGTGGCTCTACGGCGGCGACCCGGTCACGGGCCTGCGGCTGGAGGCCGAGCTGGAGAGCCTGCGGACCGACCTCGCCCACGGTCACGTGTTCGAGCCGATGATCCAGCGGGGCCTCCTCGACAACCCCCACCGGGTCACCCTCGTCCTCGCGCCCGACCCCGACCTCGCCGCGCGGACCGAGCAGGCGGAGCGCGAACTCGTGGAGCGGCTGAGTGGGGGTTTCACTGACGAGGACCGCGCCCGCATCGTGCGCGAGAGCCTGCAACTCCAGTCGCTTCAGGAGCAGGAGAGCGACGTGAACGTGCTGCCGACCCTCACGCTCGAGGACGTGCCCCCAACCGTGCTGCGCGTGCCGTACTCCACCGAGGAGGCGGGCCGCGCGCTGATCGGCCGGGTGCCCCAACCCACCGGGGGCCTGACCTACCTCGACGTGCAGGTGCGGCTCCCGGAGGTCCAAGGCGACCTGCTGGACACCCTGCCGCTGTACGCCTACGTGGTCACCCGCAGCGGCGCCGCCGGGCAGGACTACCTCGCCCTCGCCCGCCGTATCGAGGCCGTCACGGGCGGCGTGAGTGCCAGTGTCGGGGTGGGCGGCAGGCCCGACGACCTGGACGCCCTGCGCCTGACCGCCACCTTCAGCGGCAAGGCGCTCGCCCGCAACGGGGAGAAGTTGGTCGGGGTGTTGCGCGACCTGATCGCCGCTCCCGAGTTCACCCGCGAGCGGTTGGAGCAACTGCTCAAGCAGCGTCTGGCGGGCCTCAAGGCGAGCGTGGTGAACGCTGGCAACGCCTACGCCGAACGGCTCGCCGCCGCGCAGGTCAGCCCCGCAGGCTTCATCGAGGAACACTTCAGCGGCCTGACCGCTTTGGAAAACCTGAAGGCCATTGTTGAGGGCGAAGGGCTGGACGCCCTGCTGGAGCGCCTGAACCGGGTCCGCGATCTGATCCTGGAGGGTCAGCCCCGGCTGTGCCTGACCGCGACTGGGGCGGACCTGGACCTCGACCTCTCGCCCATCACCGGGGAATTCACGGGGGAAGCTCCCGTCGGGACCCCCGAGCCCCACACCCTCTCGGGCGGCCCCCAGGCCCGCGTCACCGATTCGCCGGTCGCCTTCAACGCCGCCGCCTTCCGCACCGTGCCCTACACGCATCCCGACAGCCCGGCCCTGCTCGTCCTCTCACGCCTGCTGCGCTCGGAGTACTTGCTCAAGGAAATCCGCGAGAAGGGCGGCGCGTACGGCGGCGGCGCGGCCTTCGACGCTCGGGGCGGGGTGTTCTCCTTCTCCTCCTACCGCGACCCGCACATCACCCGCACGTACGAGGTGTTCCGGGGCGCCCGTCAGTTCCTCGACACCGAACTCGGAGTGCGCGAGGTCACCGAGGCGATCCTCTCAGCGAGCAAGACGCTCGACCCCCTCACCAGCCCGGACACGGCGGGCCGGTTGCGCTTCTACGGCGACCAGGCGGGTTTCACCCCTGAGGTGCAGGAGGCTTACAAGGCCCGGCTGCTGGGGGTGACCCTGCACGACCTCAAGCGCGTCACCGACACCTGGCTCACTCCCTACCGTGCCGGATACGCCCTCGTGGCGGGCCGCGACCCGAACGCCGAGACGGAGGCGCTGGGCCTGCATTTCGAGGTGGAGACGGTCTGA
- a CDS encoding Ig domain-containing protein gives MRQANPAWALLACGVLLVSCGSSTNSTTGTTSTSTSDPLYFTTTSLPVGYVAESYDTPIAVAGGSGPYGVRVASGTLPPGVTLRNQRLAGTPTKLGTYTFTLEASDANLSSKVQSYTLNVNELPPLALKPQLPAAEIRGETRIPLNITAPRSARAARMVWDLPEGVRVTRVQPAESGGVLFWKQAGRTVTVDVGFKTIPRNGARVALLSVKPSKVTTLDTNRFAFQARDGEGKLLAEVKMPDAPKPATAPTTPSTAPATTPATPTTTPTTPGSDTTTPGTPDIPVTPPSPQPPSEGGDS, from the coding sequence ATGCGACAAGCCAACCCCGCCTGGGCACTGCTGGCGTGTGGGGTGCTGCTCGTCTCCTGCGGCAGCAGCACGAACAGCACCACCGGCACGACCAGCACGAGCACGAGTGACCCGCTGTACTTCACGACGACCAGCCTGCCCGTGGGCTACGTCGCGGAGAGCTACGACACCCCCATCGCGGTGGCGGGCGGCTCGGGACCCTACGGGGTGCGGGTGGCCTCGGGCACCCTGCCCCCCGGCGTGACGCTGCGGAATCAGCGCCTCGCGGGCACGCCCACCAAACTCGGCACCTACACCTTCACGCTGGAGGCGTCGGACGCCAACCTCAGCTCCAAGGTGCAGTCCTACACCCTGAACGTCAACGAACTGCCGCCGCTGGCCCTCAAGCCCCAGCTTCCCGCCGCCGAGATTCGCGGCGAGACGCGCATTCCCCTGAATATCACGGCTCCCCGGTCGGCCCGCGCCGCGCGGATGGTCTGGGACCTGCCCGAGGGCGTGCGCGTCACGCGCGTGCAACCGGCCGAATCGGGCGGCGTGCTGTTCTGGAAGCAGGCGGGCCGCACCGTGACGGTGGACGTGGGCTTCAAGACCATTCCCCGTAACGGCGCGCGGGTGGCGCTGCTGAGCGTCAAGCCCTCCAAGGTCACCACGCTTGACACCAACCGCTTCGCCTTCCAGGCCCGCGACGGCGAAGGCAAGCTGCTCGCCGAGGTGAAGATGCCCGACGCACCCAAGCCCGCCACGGCGCCGACCACCCCGAGCACGGCTCCCGCCACCACCCCAGCAACGCCGACCACCACGCCGACGACCCCGGGCAGCGACACCACGACCCCGGGCACGCCTGACATCCCCGTCACGCCGCCCAGCCCCCAGCCGCCCAGCGAGGGGGGTGATTCGTGA
- a CDS encoding RNA-binding S4 domain-containing protein: MTQGARPPREERDTIDLQDFLKLRGMVETGGEAKFRVQGGEVRVNGEIETRRRKKLRRGDVVEYAGERVRVDW, encoded by the coding sequence ATGACTCAAGGCGCACGGCCCCCCCGCGAGGAGCGCGACACCATCGACCTTCAGGACTTTCTCAAACTGCGCGGGATGGTGGAGACGGGCGGCGAGGCGAAGTTCCGGGTGCAGGGGGGCGAGGTGCGGGTGAACGGGGAGATCGAGACCCGGCGGCGTAAGAAGCTGCGGCGGGGCGACGTGGTGGAGTACGCGGGCGAGCGCGTGCGGGTGGACTGGTGA
- a CDS encoding DUF1684 domain-containing protein translates to MSGAGSGYAEAIADFRRRKDEYFASGRGPITGEDLQGFRGLSYYPPDPAWAFTPPVERADGEKVTLGTNTGEPRVMARFGTVTVDFPGGAQTLILYAPPGDEAPERVFVPFRDATSGTETYGVGRYLDAPLRQIEDGLEVALDFNLAYHPYCAYSEGWTCPLPPRKNWFREAVRVGERLPEGGKP, encoded by the coding sequence GTGAGCGGGGCGGGTTCGGGTTACGCCGAGGCCATCGCCGACTTCCGGCGCCGCAAGGACGAGTATTTCGCCTCTGGACGCGGGCCGATCACGGGTGAGGATTTGCAGGGGTTCCGGGGCCTGAGCTACTACCCGCCGGACCCGGCCTGGGCCTTCACCCCCCCCGTCGAGCGGGCGGACGGCGAGAAGGTTACCCTGGGGACGAACACGGGTGAGCCGCGCGTCATGGCCCGCTTCGGCACCGTCACGGTGGACTTCCCGGGCGGAGCGCAGACCCTCATCCTCTACGCCCCTCCCGGCGACGAGGCGCCCGAGCGGGTTTTCGTGCCCTTCCGCGACGCGACGAGTGGGACGGAGACGTATGGCGTGGGGCGTTACCTCGACGCGCCGCTGCGGCAGATCGAGGACGGACTGGAGGTTGCGCTCGACTTCAACCTCGCCTACCACCCGTACTGCGCCTACAGCGAGGGGTGGACCTGCCCCCTTCCGCCGCGCAAGAACTGGTTCAGGGAGGCAGTGAGGGTGGGCGAACGGTTGCCGGAAGGTGGGAAGCCCTAA
- the lepB gene encoding signal peptidase I, producing MPRVTPASTRQPQGASGLRTFWRVWVLGALLPVWVFTTFVATLARVDGNSMNPTLHHGDLLLLLKYPRWLRAWGLPTAYPQRGDLIIFKAPADSPYSYETLWGVRHRPYNVKRVLALPGDTVAIEDGRVVVNGQPVAESYVNDGVLTDQPPLRVPPGKVWVLGDNRLVGESLDSRAYGPVDLRDAAGPADLRLWPNPGNVGR from the coding sequence ATGCCCCGCGTGACTCCGGCCTCCACCCGCCAGCCGCAGGGCGCCAGCGGCCTGCGGACCTTCTGGCGCGTCTGGGTACTGGGCGCTCTCCTGCCCGTCTGGGTATTCACGACCTTCGTGGCAACGCTCGCCCGGGTGGACGGCAATAGCATGAACCCCACGCTGCACCACGGCGATCTGCTGCTGCTCCTCAAGTACCCGCGCTGGCTGCGCGCCTGGGGCCTGCCCACGGCCTATCCCCAGCGCGGCGACCTGATCATCTTCAAGGCTCCGGCCGACAGCCCCTACAGCTACGAGACGCTGTGGGGTGTGCGCCACCGTCCCTACAACGTCAAACGGGTGCTGGCCCTCCCCGGCGACACGGTTGCCATCGAGGACGGCCGCGTAGTCGTGAACGGGCAACCCGTCGCGGAGAGTTACGTCAATGACGGCGTGCTGACCGACCAGCCCCCCCTGCGCGTTCCCCCCGGCAAGGTGTGGGTGTTGGGCGACAACCGCCTCGTCGGGGAAAGCCTCGACTCGCGTGCCTACGGCCCGGTGGACCTGAGGGACGCCGCTGGCCCCGCCGACCTGCGGCTGTGGCCGAATCCGGGGAACGTGGGCCGCTGA